Proteins encoded together in one Nostoc sp. PCC 7524 window:
- a CDS encoding S8 family serine peptidase, which produces MATLPSDSLFKDQWYLYNYDQSTGVLGVDLNVVNVWDDYTGRGVVVGVIDDGFDYNHEDLNDNYDTFQDYDYDDNDKDPFGTSGNAHGTAVAGIIAAERNGNGVVGVAYGAKITGFRAISILVDSDSNANKFMSAVTNALHNFVNVDVVNNSWGFGGLGNHRYNRFYDNFYTFPQAGQAIQNAVANGRNGRGTAIVFSAGNSRNTGDNTNYHNFQNSRHVITVAAVKKDGNITSYSTPGASILVSAFGSEPSSIVTTDRTGTAGYSFGDYTNNFDGTSAAAPMVSGVVALMLEANPNLGYRDIQEILAYSARKTGSSSSYNNNGAKNWNNKGLHVSDDYGFGLVDAHAAVRLAETWQKQSRFNNEQSYSYASGNVGLPITDNSEISYTFILAASLDIDWVEVELNITHPHRGDLIVELISPSKKITSTLVRYPDAGDNINFRFSSSQFWGENSAGDWILKIRDSQLTNTGMFNSWKLNIYGDADTADDTYFYTNEYDGINDSNTLTDTSGIDTINAAAVNYSYLNLNPGSTSNLNGYALIISAGTTIEKAFTGDGNDTIIGNSAANFLSGGRGDDILNGDAGNDTIYGDNGNDSIDGGSGGDYIHGGNGDDTILGGAGTFTDLLYGDDGNDYIDGGAGDDQDANRGEGLKGGAGDDIILGGDGNDAVHGQDGNDILLGGTGNDLLTGGGGVNTLLGGTGNDLYYLVYLDPNNPVVNDSGSIIQDESGIDTLTLQQLPTNPQLNISNFPLSISNLARVGTALVIDLNKDNKFIFAQDVTLLNFFGTGNTKGTGFIEYIAGLDSTSFLSLVGNSPKTGTTGDDRDQSAIKGTAGNDYLGGQTGKDQIYGYAGNDILVAKGGKDELYGGTGDDLYLVSAADGFATIIQDDGGYDALNIKDVIISLSELQSGKVGLYRWDDNNLLIDLNKDGYATRSNDLFINFFFDPTATGATAGVGFIEQLGNVSGYDVLNLFNALPRGGRPDETINFIPSAGLGNDTYIGTSGNDLIYGGDGNDILDGGAGRDQLQGDNGNDTIYGGDGDDRRPDFTAGLRGGAGNDLIYGGYGDDIIDGQDDVDIIYGDEGDDIIFGGSGNDKVLDPNGDYAALKGGGGYDTIYGGFGDDIIDGGDGDDRLYGDELNQDILNQTQGGNDVISGGAGDDYIDLGYGDDTAWGGDGNDTLYGAAGVDRILGDAGDDFIDGGAGNDKFDPNGDYVALKGGAGNDTIYGSFGDDAIDGQDGDDKLYGDDKDFPGRNITEGGNDDIFGGAGNDYIDAGYGNDQVWAGDGNDTLIGGAGNDTLDGGLGIDTASYQSATAAVNVNLSIGTAADGQGGTDTLISIERVIGSNFNDTLIGGTGDETLEGGNGNDSLNGGDGNDTLIGEGGYDTLIGGAGNDTLNGRSGNDTVSYRSATAAVNVNLSTGIATDGQGGTDTLISIERVIGSNFNDTLIGGSGDETLEGGNGNDSLNGGDGNDTLIGEGGYDTLIGGAGNDTLNGRSGNDTVSYQSAAAAVNVNLFTGIATDGLGGTDTLISIERVIGSNFNDTLIGGSGDDTLNGGFGADSLNGGTGNDSLYLGLNDNAADIVNYASGHGTDTIYQFVRGVGGDQLQFTGIANIDLVKSGTSTQLRIGDGLAGNTGFGTGQLLATISGTSGFISSDVNVNLFGANFLFT; this is translated from the coding sequence ATGGCTACTTTGCCTTCCGACTCCTTATTTAAGGATCAATGGTATCTATACAACTACGATCAATCCACTGGTGTTCTTGGTGTTGATCTCAACGTAGTTAATGTTTGGGATGACTATACAGGGCGTGGTGTTGTTGTCGGTGTGATTGATGATGGGTTTGATTACAACCACGAAGATTTGAATGATAATTACGATACATTTCAAGACTACGATTATGACGATAACGATAAAGATCCCTTCGGAACTTCTGGCAACGCACATGGTACTGCTGTAGCAGGTATCATTGCTGCTGAAAGAAATGGTAATGGTGTGGTAGGAGTGGCTTATGGTGCAAAGATTACAGGGTTTCGAGCTATTTCTATTCTCGTTGATTCCGACAGTAACGCTAATAAATTCATGAGTGCGGTTACTAATGCTTTGCATAACTTCGTCAATGTTGATGTTGTCAATAATAGTTGGGGGTTTGGAGGGCTAGGTAATCATCGCTATAACCGCTTTTACGATAATTTTTATACTTTTCCCCAAGCAGGACAAGCTATCCAAAATGCTGTTGCCAATGGACGTAATGGACGAGGAACAGCGATAGTATTTTCAGCCGGAAACAGCCGTAACACAGGAGATAATACCAACTATCACAACTTTCAAAACTCCCGACACGTAATTACAGTCGCTGCTGTTAAGAAGGATGGAAACATCACATCCTATAGTACCCCTGGTGCTTCTATTCTTGTTTCTGCTTTTGGCAGCGAACCTTCTAGCATTGTTACCACTGATCGCACAGGAACTGCTGGCTATAGTTTTGGAGATTATACTAACAATTTTGATGGTACTTCAGCTGCTGCTCCGATGGTATCTGGGGTAGTGGCTTTAATGTTGGAAGCAAACCCCAATTTGGGCTATCGAGATATTCAAGAAATTCTCGCCTATTCTGCCCGTAAAACAGGTTCTAGCTCCAGTTACAACAATAATGGAGCTAAGAACTGGAATAATAAAGGTTTACACGTCAGTGATGACTATGGATTTGGCTTGGTTGATGCTCATGCTGCCGTCCGTTTGGCAGAAACTTGGCAAAAACAGAGCCGATTTAACAATGAACAGTCTTATTCTTATGCTTCAGGCAATGTAGGCTTGCCCATTACAGATAATAGTGAGATTAGTTATACTTTTATCCTAGCTGCTAGTTTAGATATTGATTGGGTGGAAGTAGAACTCAATATAACTCATCCCCATCGAGGCGATTTAATTGTTGAACTTATCTCCCCCAGTAAAAAAATTACAAGCACTTTAGTTAGATATCCAGATGCTGGAGATAATATCAATTTTAGGTTTTCAAGTTCACAATTTTGGGGAGAAAACAGTGCTGGCGATTGGATACTCAAAATACGTGATTCACAGCTTACAAACACTGGGATGTTCAACAGTTGGAAATTAAATATATACGGGGATGCAGATACAGCTGATGACACTTATTTCTACACTAATGAGTATGATGGTATTAATGACTCCAATACACTGACTGATACTTCGGGTATTGATACCATTAACGCTGCGGCTGTTAACTACTCATACCTCAACCTCAATCCAGGTTCTACAAGTAATCTGAATGGGTATGCCTTAATTATCAGTGCAGGAACTACCATCGAAAAAGCCTTTACTGGGGATGGTAACGACACAATTATCGGTAATAGTGCTGCTAATTTTCTGTCTGGTGGTAGGGGTGATGACATTCTCAATGGTGACGCAGGGAACGATACCATCTATGGTGATAATGGCAACGATAGCATTGATGGTGGATCTGGAGGCGATTACATTCATGGTGGCAATGGTGATGACACCATTTTAGGAGGTGCTGGAACTTTTACGGATCTCCTATACGGCGATGATGGCAATGACTATATTGATGGCGGTGCGGGAGATGACCAAGATGCAAATCGCGGTGAAGGGTTAAAAGGCGGTGCTGGAGATGACATCATCTTAGGTGGTGATGGTAACGATGCCGTTCATGGACAAGATGGCAACGATATCCTCTTAGGAGGAACAGGCAATGACCTCTTAACAGGTGGTGGTGGTGTTAACACCCTTTTAGGAGGAACAGGAAATGACCTCTATTACCTGGTTTATCTCGATCCCAACAATCCAGTAGTCAATGACTCTGGAAGCATCATTCAAGATGAATCTGGCATAGATACCTTAACACTGCAACAGTTACCTACAAACCCTCAACTCAACATTAGTAACTTCCCACTCAGTATATCTAACCTTGCCAGGGTTGGAACTGCCTTAGTAATTGACCTGAACAAAGACAACAAATTCATCTTTGCTCAAGATGTCACTCTCCTCAACTTTTTCGGCACAGGCAATACTAAAGGAACTGGCTTTATTGAATACATTGCTGGTTTGGATAGTACCAGTTTTTTAAGTTTAGTTGGTAACAGTCCTAAGACTGGAACTACAGGAGACGATCGCGATCAATCTGCAATCAAGGGTACAGCAGGTAATGACTATCTTGGTGGACAGACAGGAAAGGATCAGATTTATGGCTATGCAGGTAATGACATTCTCGTAGCCAAAGGTGGAAAGGATGAACTCTACGGTGGTACAGGAGATGATTTATATCTCGTCTCAGCAGCCGATGGGTTTGCAACTATCATTCAAGATGATGGCGGATATGATGCTCTCAATATCAAAGATGTAATTATTTCCCTATCTGAACTTCAAAGCGGAAAAGTGGGACTTTACAGATGGGATGATAACAACCTATTAATCGACCTCAATAAAGATGGTTATGCCACACGTTCCAATGACTTATTTATTAACTTCTTTTTTGACCCCACAGCCACTGGAGCTACAGCTGGTGTAGGCTTCATTGAGCAATTAGGCAATGTATCTGGCTATGACGTTCTGAATCTATTTAACGCCTTGCCCAGAGGTGGAAGACCTGACGAAACTATTAATTTTATTCCCAGTGCTGGTTTAGGCAACGATACATATATCGGCACAAGTGGCAATGACCTCATTTACGGCGGCGATGGCAATGACATTCTCGACGGTGGAGCAGGACGAGATCAACTGCAAGGTGATAACGGTAATGACACTATCTATGGAGGAGATGGAGATGATCGCCGTCCAGACTTCACTGCTGGATTAAGAGGTGGAGCCGGCAATGATTTGATTTATGGTGGCTATGGTGATGACATCATTGATGGACAGGATGATGTTGACATTATCTATGGCGACGAAGGTGATGACATTATCTTTGGCGGTTCTGGGAATGACAAAGTTCTCGACCCCAACGGAGATTATGCCGCCTTAAAAGGTGGTGGAGGTTACGACACCATCTATGGTGGTTTTGGTGATGACATCATTGATGGTGGCGACGGTGATGACAGACTGTACGGAGATGAGCTAAATCAAGATATTCTCAATCAAACTCAGGGTGGTAACGATGTTATCTCTGGAGGGGCTGGAGACGACTATATTGATCTAGGTTACGGTGATGACACAGCCTGGGGTGGAGATGGCAACGACACACTCTATGGTGCGGCTGGTGTAGATCGGATACTTGGTGATGCTGGTGATGATTTCATTGATGGGGGTGCTGGAAACGACAAATTCGATCCCAACGGAGATTATGTCGCCCTTAAAGGAGGTGCAGGCAATGACACTATCTATGGCAGTTTTGGTGATGATGCCATAGATGGACAGGATGGTGATGATAAGCTTTACGGAGATGATAAAGATTTTCCTGGGCGGAATATAACTGAAGGTGGCAATGATGACATTTTTGGAGGCGCAGGAAATGACTATATCGATGCAGGCTATGGTAATGATCAAGTCTGGGCGGGAGATGGCAATGATACCTTAATTGGCGGGGCTGGTAATGATACCCTTGATGGTGGTTTAGGAATTGATACTGCCTCTTACCAAAGTGCCACAGCGGCTGTCAACGTCAACCTCTCCATAGGTACAGCAGCTGATGGACAAGGAGGTACAGACACCCTAATCAGTATTGAGCGAGTGATTGGTTCTAATTTTAATGACACTTTAATTGGTGGCACTGGTGATGAAACCTTAGAAGGTGGCAATGGCAATGATAGCCTCAATGGCGGTGATGGTAATGATACCCTAATTGGCGAGGGTGGTTACGACACCTTAATTGGTGGGGCTGGTAATGATACGCTCAATGGTAGGTCTGGTAACGATACCGTTTCTTATCGAAGTGCCACCGCCGCAGTTAATGTCAACCTCTCCACAGGTATAGCCACTGACGGACAAGGAGGTACAGACACCCTAATCAGTATTGAGCGAGTGATTGGTTCTAATTTCAATGACACCTTAATTGGTGGTTCTGGTGATGAAACCTTAGAAGGTGGCAATGGCAATGATAGCCTCAATGGTGGTGATGGTAATGATACCCTAATTGGTGAGGGTGGTTATGACACCTTAATTGGCGGGGCTGGTAATGATACGCTCAATGGTAGGTCTGGTAATGATACCGTTTCTTATCAAAGTGCCGCTGCCGCAGTTAATGTCAACCTCTTCACGGGTATAGCCACTGATGGATTAGGAGGTACAGACACCCTAATCAGTATTGAGCGAGTGATTGGTTCTAATTTCAATGACACCTTAATTGGTGGTTCTGGTGATGATACCCTTAATGGCGGTTTCGGGGCAGATTCGCTCAATGGTGGTACTGGTAATGACAGCCTTTATTTAGGCCTAAATGATAATGCAGCGGATATCGTTAACTATGCCTCTGGTCATGGAACAGATACTATTTATCAGTTTGTGCGTGGTGTCGGTGGTGATCAATTACAATTCACAGGTATCGCTAACATTGATTTAGTGAAATCAGGAACAAGTACACAACTAAGAATCGGTGATGGTCTGGCTGGTAATACAGGCTTTGGAACAGGTCAATTATTAGCCACCATATCAGGTACATCTGGCTTTATTAGCAGTGATGTGAATGTTAATTTATTCGGAGCTAATTTCCTATTTACCTAA
- a CDS encoding CVNH domain-containing protein codes for MKIIYYQTITGIITVVLVSFESLMLTANANNRVPNGSYLNSCTHAYIDRAGNLNAVCKNRRGYWVETYLNNPRRCIGGINNINGDLECIEGPRGSYLESCVNIYSHQNTLYATCKNQRRRWQSSQLVNFNLCIGDIANFNGNLSCTKRY; via the coding sequence ATGAAAATTATTTACTATCAAACTATTACTGGAATAATAACTGTTGTTCTTGTTAGTTTTGAATCATTGATGCTAACAGCAAATGCAAATAATCGAGTCCCCAACGGATCTTATTTAAATAGCTGCACTCATGCTTATATAGATCGAGCAGGTAATTTGAATGCAGTATGTAAAAATAGGAGAGGTTACTGGGTTGAAACTTACCTCAACAATCCCAGACGATGTATAGGTGGAATTAATAATATAAATGGTGATTTAGAATGTATAGAGGGTCCCAGAGGAAGCTATTTAGAATCCTGTGTGAATATTTATTCACATCAAAACACCCTATATGCAACTTGCAAGAACCAACGTCGTCGCTGGCAAAGTTCTCAATTAGTAAACTTCAATCTATGTATAGGAGATATTGCTAATTTTAATGGCAATTTAAGCTGTACTAAAAGATATTAA
- a CDS encoding LuxR C-terminal-related transcriptional regulator: MNQQQFEVKFEKLTSRRKEVLHRILAGETDADIAAAMNIGEASVRKFIERICQEFGLNNEHSDSRRYKRSELVTLVAKHKPDLLSEHHPQVTYQVTVAEPEETDDANVTEFILQLLSTHQPINEEFSKFLLRFNFNEQEKKQMPKALNKIGYQHYLNSDFNTALSYLKMAVELKPDFASAHYNLGATYEKLDNRHQACEHYKIAMQYQNRAADAAMNNLARLEIIQGNNIAAIELIEPILSRVKDNTVKAALYKNLGWAYFQQNCYAPAKQHLLTSLELEIDYAPAYALLAQVQEAEGNQEGAISSWQNFLESYSHDQQLNRVRWKLPELEIWKLNAMRTVNISNYKDCKIHS, encoded by the coding sequence ATGAACCAACAACAATTCGAGGTGAAATTTGAGAAACTGACAAGCAGACGAAAAGAAGTGTTGCACAGGATACTGGCTGGCGAGACAGATGCAGACATCGCAGCCGCTATGAATATTGGCGAAGCTAGCGTCAGAAAATTTATTGAGAGGATATGTCAGGAATTTGGACTGAACAATGAACATTCTGACAGTCGCCGCTATAAACGTTCAGAGCTAGTGACACTCGTCGCTAAACACAAACCTGACTTATTAAGTGAGCATCATCCACAAGTTACATATCAAGTAACTGTAGCTGAACCTGAAGAGACTGATGATGCTAACGTGACGGAATTTATCTTGCAATTGCTGTCAACGCACCAACCTATCAATGAAGAGTTTAGCAAATTTCTACTGCGGTTTAACTTCAATGAACAGGAGAAAAAGCAAATGCCTAAAGCTCTTAATAAAATAGGATATCAACACTATCTCAATAGCGATTTTAATACCGCATTATCCTATCTAAAAATGGCTGTGGAATTAAAACCAGATTTTGCTTCTGCTCACTACAACTTAGGAGCAACTTATGAAAAATTAGATAATCGTCATCAGGCTTGTGAACATTATAAAATTGCCATGCAATATCAAAATCGAGCAGCAGATGCGGCGATGAATAATTTAGCTCGGTTGGAAATTATCCAAGGAAATAATATTGCTGCTATAGAACTGATTGAACCAATTTTATCAAGGGTAAAAGATAATACCGTTAAAGCCGCATTATATAAAAATCTAGGTTGGGCATATTTTCAGCAAAATTGTTATGCACCAGCCAAACAGCATTTACTCACATCTTTGGAATTAGAAATAGATTATGCTCCAGCTTATGCTTTATTAGCACAAGTCCAAGAAGCAGAGGGAAATCAAGAAGGCGCTATATCATCATGGCAGAATTTCCTGGAATCTTACTCCCATGATCAGCAATTAAATAGAGTCCGTTGGAAGTTACCAGAATTAGAGATTTGGAAACTGAATGCCATGAGAACTGTCAATATCTCAAATTACAAAGATTGCAAGATACACTCTTAA
- a CDS encoding AAA-like domain-containing protein, whose translation MDSKAKIPWGEIKKLVDTIVFESTQKYLTDVEVQVLKGSWEGKKYDDIARELNLANTYIQNDVGAKLWKKLTEIIGEPVSKNNFRQALNRAREKRQSLPILPPINRLELPHDPVPLNSPLYIERYSLESLHYTIESFCYETITQPAALIRIKAPRQMGKTSLLDRILAQARNYGYRTVRLNLQDVDEVNFSNLDRFLRWFCAYISLELNIGDRINDFWKQPIGSKISCKTYLQDYVFPQIDTPLVLACDEVDRVFRYPEVSQGFFGLLRTCHEEANNRNIWKQLRLMVVHSTENYGPLDINHSPFNIGEAIELTEFTPTQVKDLAQRHQLDGDDDLVQQLMAMVGGHPYLVRLALYHLAQSSPGKWGSLQQLLQDAPSDAGIYSQHLRRHLGILRENEKLAAAFKQVISTIDAAPLDSILGYQLYSMGLIKWQSNQVIPRCKLYRQYFQERLGD comes from the coding sequence ATGGACTCCAAAGCTAAAATTCCTTGGGGGGAGATTAAAAAATTAGTTGATACCATCGTATTTGAATCTACTCAAAAGTATCTGACTGATGTAGAAGTTCAGGTATTAAAAGGTAGTTGGGAGGGGAAAAAATATGATGATATTGCCAGAGAATTAAATTTAGCTAATACATATATTCAAAATGATGTGGGGGCTAAATTATGGAAAAAACTTACAGAAATTATCGGCGAACCTGTGAGTAAAAATAATTTCCGTCAAGCACTAAATCGCGCCAGAGAAAAGCGACAATCACTACCAATACTGCCACCTATTAACAGGCTAGAGCTTCCCCATGATCCAGTCCCGCTTAATTCTCCTCTTTATATAGAACGCTATTCCCTAGAATCTCTGCATTACACTATAGAGTCTTTCTGCTATGAAACCATTACCCAACCAGCTGCACTCATCCGCATCAAAGCACCAAGGCAAATGGGTAAAACTTCCCTACTGGATAGAATTCTCGCGCAAGCACGTAACTATGGTTATCGCACAGTCCGCTTAAACCTCCAAGATGTAGATGAAGTAAACTTTAGTAACTTAGATAGGTTTTTGCGTTGGTTTTGTGCATATATCAGCCTAGAGTTAAATATAGGCGATCGCATCAATGATTTTTGGAAGCAGCCCATCGGTAGTAAAATTAGCTGTAAAACTTACTTGCAAGACTATGTATTTCCACAAATAGACACCCCCTTAGTCTTGGCTTGTGATGAAGTAGACCGAGTTTTTCGTTACCCTGAAGTTTCTCAAGGCTTTTTTGGACTACTGCGAACTTGTCACGAAGAAGCGAATAACCGAAATATCTGGAAGCAACTGCGACTGATGGTAGTACATTCCACCGAAAATTATGGGCCATTAGATATCAATCATTCGCCGTTTAATATTGGGGAAGCAATAGAGTTGACAGAGTTTACCCCCACCCAAGTCAAGGATTTAGCACAGCGACATCAACTTGATGGGGATGATGATTTAGTACAGCAATTGATGGCTATGGTAGGAGGACATCCTTATCTAGTGCGATTAGCACTTTATCATCTCGCTCAATCATCTCCAGGAAAATGGGGAAGTTTACAACAATTGTTGCAAGATGCTCCTAGCGACGCGGGAATTTATAGCCAACATTTGCGCCGACACCTCGGAATTCTCCGAGAGAATGAAAAACTAGCAGCAGCGTTCAAGCAAGTGATTAGCACAATTGACGCAGCACCATTAGACTCAATATTAGGCTATCAATTGTACAGCATGGGATTAATTAAATGGCAAAGTAATCAAGTCATACCACGCTGTAAGTTATACCGACAGTATTTTCAAGAACGCCTGGGAGATTAA
- a CDS encoding AAA-like domain-containing protein codes for MNYDTSFKSAFNYYKVGGSLSPEHPSYVKRQADEELYTSLKNGDFCCVFNSRQMGKSSLRVQIRKKLEEEGINCTSIDMTTIGSSDHTAESFYAGITFELWSGFLDDVSRFYEWWQQHQVLSPLQRLSQFIDKVLLTEASQNIVIFIDEIDNLINRETKDEFLEFIRACYNQRADKPKYKGLTFCLLGVVTPSDLKDKQGIPFNIGRTIELSGFSLEEAKPSLTKGLAQKVDAPEKVLQEILSWTGGQPFLTQKLCKLIVEKQESSQPNIDTLVQNYIIKNWEFYDDPEHLRTIRNRLLFDQHLAYNRLKVYNQILQYGQIDASDDSEQIALRLSGLVVKYQGKLKVCNQIYQNVFNQEWVEKNLATLPQPVDTTSEFKSVRILNYSLLVPIAIILAVISLISLGFSYIVVESKPWNQAYNSSNIGAILECIRVCFLLTLEVYVICSEFSEETIQLILDKKFYLRRRTTCIVGFVFLLMLLFHHLWYGPHQLLGNNQVTSREYFHQYLLPYLWYFPYSFINFIIIGIPLSGLSIHVVIQDCSKLSIKIKKYHKYLTQVTNKIKKASVPTSVADKNEIIQELKQIYWDFHEKIQRPINLLLGILILIYFDATFSRSTLSNSAYLWTQLFCIFGFMTPAIVLILWGLLAYQKNLAETIGVLFKLNFDFTEIENQYNTVNLLKKLLISNVLFRIICVICCLHIIYIIFKI; via the coding sequence ATGAATTATGACACATCATTTAAGTCAGCTTTCAATTATTACAAAGTTGGTGGTAGTTTATCCCCAGAGCATCCCAGCTATGTAAAGCGACAAGCAGATGAAGAATTATATACAAGCTTAAAAAACGGAGATTTTTGTTGTGTATTTAATTCCCGACAAATGGGAAAATCTAGCTTGCGAGTTCAAATCAGAAAAAAGCTGGAAGAGGAAGGTATCAATTGTACGTCAATTGACATGACAACAATAGGCAGTTCTGATCATACTGCCGAGAGTTTTTATGCAGGTATTACTTTTGAATTATGGTCTGGTTTTCTAGATGATGTATCTAGATTTTATGAATGGTGGCAACAACATCAAGTTTTGTCACCATTGCAACGACTGAGCCAATTTATTGATAAGGTATTGTTGACAGAAGCATCTCAAAATATTGTTATTTTTATTGATGAAATTGATAACTTAATCAATAGAGAAACTAAAGATGAATTTTTAGAATTTATTCGTGCTTGTTATAATCAACGCGCAGACAAACCCAAATATAAAGGACTAACATTTTGTCTTTTAGGGGTAGTCACACCATCAGATTTGAAAGATAAACAGGGAATACCTTTTAATATCGGCAGGACTATTGAGTTATCTGGATTTAGTCTAGAAGAAGCCAAGCCATCATTAACTAAAGGATTAGCCCAAAAAGTAGATGCGCCTGAAAAGGTTTTACAAGAGATATTATCTTGGACTGGTGGACAACCATTTCTCACACAGAAATTATGCAAGCTGATTGTGGAAAAGCAAGAAAGTAGCCAGCCTAATATCGATACATTAGTTCAAAATTATATAATTAAAAATTGGGAATTTTACGATGATCCAGAGCATTTAAGAACAATTAGAAATCGCTTACTTTTTGATCAGCATCTAGCATATAATAGGCTAAAAGTTTATAATCAAATATTACAGTATGGTCAGATTGATGCTAGTGATGATTCTGAACAAATAGCATTACGCTTATCTGGCTTAGTAGTCAAATACCAAGGCAAGCTAAAAGTTTGCAACCAAATATATCAAAATGTCTTTAACCAAGAGTGGGTTGAAAAAAATCTAGCTACACTCCCACAACCTGTAGATACTACTTCTGAATTTAAAAGTGTAAGAATTTTAAACTATAGTTTGCTAGTTCCCATAGCAATTATTTTGGCTGTCATCAGTTTAATTTCACTGGGTTTTTCATATATTGTTGTTGAAAGTAAACCTTGGAATCAAGCATATAATAGTAGTAATATAGGAGCTATACTTGAGTGTATACGTGTCTGTTTCTTATTAACATTAGAAGTTTATGTGATTTGTTCGGAATTTAGTGAAGAAACTATTCAATTGATTCTAGATAAAAAATTTTATTTGAGACGGAGAACTACCTGCATTGTAGGATTTGTATTTTTATTAATGTTGCTCTTCCATCATTTATGGTATGGGCCACATCAACTGTTGGGAAATAATCAAGTCACATCTCGTGAATATTTTCACCAATACCTACTACCTTATCTTTGGTATTTTCCTTACTCTTTTATTAACTTTATTATTATAGGTATTCCATTATCTGGTTTAAGTATACACGTTGTTATCCAAGATTGTAGTAAGCTCAGTATAAAAATCAAGAAATATCACAAATATCTGACTCAAGTCACCAATAAAATTAAAAAGGCATCTGTTCCAACTTCTGTTGCTGATAAAAATGAAATCATTCAAGAATTAAAACAAATATACTGGGATTTCCATGAAAAAATCCAACGCCCTATCAACTTACTTTTAGGTATTTTAATTTTGATTTATTTTGATGCAACTTTCAGTAGAAGCACATTGTCAAATAGTGCGTATCTCTGGACACAATTATTTTGTATTTTTGGCTTTATGACTCCTGCAATCGTGTTGATTCTCTGGGGATTATTAGCATATCAGAAAAATTTGGCGGAGACTATTGGTGTTTTATTCAAACTCAATTTTGATTTCACTGAAATTGAAAATCAATATAATACGGTTAATTTATTAAAGAAGCTTTTAATATCAAATGTTTTATTCCGTATAATCTGCGTAATTTGTTGTTTACATATTATTTACATAATATTTAAAATCTAG
- a CDS encoding GNAT family N-acetyltransferase yields the protein MIKIVKRKITQSEAELLIREIKLTPNIMGYALTEWMAAEHIIVAENEDGKMLGACLNYDFHEHWNKIAALFVFKDFRGRGIGKLLFYESYQDAVRRNKNVFTNSANQIVIKMMKDLNFIMFNNLLDLPQVINQYQLTFYWHSLIWLMNLYRIQEIIRKTIVYGYHTNFVYGINITAI from the coding sequence ATGATCAAAATTGTTAAAAGAAAAATTACCCAATCAGAAGCAGAGTTACTGATTAGAGAAATCAAGCTAACACCTAATATTATGGGTTATGCTTTAACGGAATGGATGGCGGCAGAACACATCATAGTTGCGGAAAATGAAGATGGTAAAATGCTAGGAGCCTGTTTAAATTATGACTTTCATGAACATTGGAATAAAATAGCAGCATTATTTGTATTTAAAGATTTTCGAGGCAGAGGTATTGGTAAACTCTTGTTTTATGAATCATATCAAGATGCAGTCAGACGTAACAAGAATGTATTTACAAATAGTGCTAATCAAATTGTCATCAAAATGATGAAAGATTTAAATTTTATTATGTTTAATAATTTATTAGATTTGCCACAAGTCATTAATCAATATCAATTGACATTTTATTGGCATTCTCTTATATGGCTCATGAATTTATACAGAATTCAAGAAATAATTAGGAAAACAATAGTTTACGGTTATCACACAAACTTTGTTTACGGCATTAATATCACTGCTATTTAA